One stretch of Tepiditoga spiralis DNA includes these proteins:
- a CDS encoding radical SAM/SPASM domain-containing protein, with product MNKIFSSPLFVCWDATYKCNLNCLHCCFGSNNKKNNELTTLEAKKMFDELSDLKVISFQFAGGEPMIRKDFFELAEYICKKNIITTVATNGLYIDKITSKKMKNIGIQGIQISLDGVNEKNHEYIRGKNTFSRTIEAIKHLVRVKIPVSVATLVYKKNIEDIYKLINFLNSIGVKNMRLQFLLPQGNAINNLKELFISPNKIKEIIEKLYNHPLVVQNKFNLILPCFVPSIIGTKQIKTNKSLFLTNNCGAGTCNVNINPFGDVTACGILTDEKWICGNIRENTLKNIWSKSDGFSIWRKDIKLNGKCNYCDLLDDCKGGCRASAYLSTGDINASDPLCWKGVNLNETTC from the coding sequence ATGAATAAAATTTTTTCTAGTCCATTATTTGTTTGTTGGGATGCTACTTATAAATGTAATTTAAACTGTTTACATTGTTGTTTTGGAAGCAATAATAAAAAGAATAATGAACTTACAACACTAGAGGCTAAAAAAATGTTTGACGAATTATCAGATTTAAAGGTCATATCTTTTCAATTTGCTGGTGGAGAACCAATGATTAGAAAAGATTTTTTTGAATTGGCAGAATATATATGCAAAAAAAATATTATCACAACTGTAGCAACAAATGGCTTATATATAGATAAAATCACTTCTAAAAAAATGAAAAATATAGGAATACAGGGAATTCAAATTAGCCTAGATGGAGTTAATGAAAAGAATCATGAGTATATTAGAGGCAAAAACACATTTTCTAGAACTATAGAAGCAATTAAACATTTAGTAAGAGTTAAGATACCAGTTTCAGTAGCTACTTTAGTATATAAAAAAAATATTGAAGATATTTATAAATTAATTAATTTTCTTAATAGTATTGGAGTAAAAAACATGAGATTGCAATTTTTATTACCACAAGGAAATGCAATTAATAATTTAAAAGAGCTATTTATTAGTCCAAATAAGATAAAAGAAATAATTGAAAAACTTTATAACCATCCTCTTGTAGTTCAAAATAAATTCAATTTGATATTACCTTGTTTTGTTCCGAGCATAATTGGAACAAAACAAATTAAGACTAATAAAAGTTTATTTTTAACCAATAATTGTGGTGCTGGAACGTGTAATGTAAATATTAATCCTTTTGGTGATGTTACAGCTTGTGGTATTCTAACTGATGAAAAATGGATATGTGGAAATATTAGAGAAAATACTTTAAAAAATATTTGGAGTAAAAGTGATGGCTTTTCCATATGGAGAAAAGATATAAAATTAAATGGTAAATGTAATTATTGTGATTTATTGGATGATTGTAAAGGGGGGTGTAGAGCTAGTGCCTATCTTTCGACTGGAGATATAAATGCATCTGACCCATTATGCTGGAAAGGAGTAAATTTAAATGAAACAACCTGTTAG
- a CDS encoding radical SAM/SPASM domain-containing protein → MKQPVSCEWNITNYCNLKCSFCSMNSEHYKDFENLNTIKIKEVAKKIKEVGCLYVSLSGGEPMSHPMFFDIIKELRKKNLEVTISTNGTLINSYNIKKLEKLKVKWIQISLHGNQANVNDKIMGKNVYNTIKKNIELIKQSNIGISVASVMTTENKISIKKLHEELKRENIPHIIRKQMLVGRAALIEKELNISKKIKIEKNNKRCGYFFAIAVNGDIQPCGEFKIKLGNIFKDNLVKIWKNNPMLRMCSKDSGCLAEIYENDESFRMQINETIKKF, encoded by the coding sequence ATGAAACAACCTGTTAGTTGCGAATGGAATATAACGAATTATTGTAATTTAAAATGCTCATTTTGTAGTATGAATTCTGAGCATTATAAGGATTTTGAAAATTTAAATACTATAAAAATAAAAGAAGTTGCAAAAAAAATAAAAGAAGTTGGATGTTTATATGTTTCATTAAGTGGTGGAGAACCGATGAGTCATCCTATGTTTTTTGATATTATCAAAGAGCTTAGAAAAAAGAATCTTGAAGTTACTATATCAACTAATGGAACTCTTATTAATTCATATAATATTAAAAAACTTGAAAAATTGAAAGTTAAGTGGATTCAAATTAGTTTACATGGAAATCAAGCAAATGTAAATGATAAAATAATGGGAAAAAACGTATATAACACTATTAAAAAGAATATAGAATTGATAAAACAAAGCAATATTGGAATCTCTGTAGCTTCAGTTATGACAACTGAAAATAAAATATCGATAAAAAAATTACATGAGGAATTAAAACGTGAAAATATACCACACATTATAAGAAAACAAATGTTAGTAGGTAGGGCTGCTTTAATTGAAAAAGAGTTAAATATAAGTAAAAAAATTAAAATAGAAAAAAATAATAAAAGATGTGGTTATTTTTTTGCAATAGCAGTTAATGGAGATATACAACCTTGTGGAGAATTTAAAATAAAATTAGGTAATATATTTAAAGATAATTTAGTTAAAATTTGGAAAAATAATCCAATGTTAAGAATGTGTAGTAAAGATTCAGGGTGTTTGGCTGAAATATATGAAAATGATGAAAGTTTTAGAATGCAAATAAATGAAACCATAAAAAAGTTTTGA
- a CDS encoding SPASM domain-containing protein: MILDSLISQIKKKCCGIDNRTVYINSDGGVYPCNLLINEKLKHGNIREKNFRDIWLYNNHKIFLKIKVNFIFVIKIKYLCAQIKLKKEVRKR, translated from the coding sequence ATGATTTTAGATTCGTTAATAAGTCAAATTAAGAAAAAATGTTGTGGGATTGATAATCGAACGGTATATATTAATTCAGATGGAGGTGTCTATCCATGTAATTTACTTATTAATGAAAAATTAAAACATGGAAATATTAGAGAAAAAAACTTCAGAGATATATGGTTATACAATAATCATAAAATTTTTTTAAAAATTAAGGTTAATTTTATTTTTGTAATTAAAATTAAATATTTGTGCGCACAAATTAAATTAAAAAAAGAGGTGAGAAAAAGATGA